From a region of the Arachis ipaensis cultivar K30076 chromosome B09, Araip1.1, whole genome shotgun sequence genome:
- the LOC107618678 gene encoding solute carrier family 40 member 3, chloroplastic, translating into MAIATATFSLHFSKASILHAPFRSSSSPYASSRIRHRFPSSRWLNNTTICPYAPHRFACISPKCSITDISVHLDHVATDEDGEEGCSCSSPMVKPECPVPIVKLNPDILEAESLNLLNEDTFVDTLLTALPVLSKEEQHALAATPAHPAGLHAFYASCIVANLVEQLWNFAWPSAIALIHPSLLPVAVMSFFTKVAIIVGGPLVGKVMDHLPRVPSYNSLTIIQAVAQLLSASMIIHAHSVRPTSVSTLLLHPWFVILVAAGAIERLCGVALGVANERDWVVMLAGMNRPIALAQANAILNRIDLLCEILGASLFGILLSKYHPVTCLKFAAGLMMGLLPVTIIFTCLANKLSTGVLERPRPSQTCCRTFNEDFAPDAENIVVKGLKAIKHGWKEYLGQPVLPASLAWVLLYFNVVLTPGSLMTAFLTQRGLHPSIIGGFSSMCAFMGVTATFVSSTLVKHFGILKAGAVGLVFQALLLSIAVAVYWTRSMSNQSPLLVFLSMIILSRLGHMSYDVVGAQIIQTGIPSSKANLIGTTEVAVASLAESIMLGVAIIANDPSHFGCLAMLSLLSVVGAAWMFCKWLLNPTDEQKTLFSYDPQF; encoded by the exons ATGGCTATTGCTACGGCCACCTTCTCTCTCCATTTCTCCAAAGCTTCCATTCTTCATGCTCCTTTTCGTTCGTCTTCTTCGCCATACGCTTCCTCTAGAATACGCCATCGCTTCCCTTCTAGTAGATGGTTGAACAACACCACCATTTGCCCTTATGCTCCTCACAG ATTTGCATGTATTAGTCCCAAATGTTCAATCACAGATATTAGTGTACATTTGGACCATGTTGCCACAGATGAGGATGGTGAGGAAGGGTGTTCTTGTTCTTCTCCAATGGTTAAACCTGAGTGTCCGGTGCCAATCGTTAAGCTCAACCCTGATATTCTTGAGGCTGAGTCTTTGAACCTACTCAATGAAGACACATTTGTAGATACCCTACTGACAGCATTGCCT GTTTTGTCCAAAGAGGAGCAACATGCCCTTGCAGCTACTCCAGCTCATCCTGCCGGGTTACATG CTTTTTATGCTAGCTGCATAGTTGCAAATTTAGTTGAGCAGCTTTGGAACTTTGCTTGGCCCTCCGCCATTGCCTTGATTCATCCAAGTCTTTTGCCTGTTGCTGTAATGAGTTTCTTCACTAAAGTGGCTATAATTGTTGGAGGCCCCTTGGTTGGCAAAGTTATGGACCATCTTCCAAGAGTGCCTTCATACAATTCCTTAACTATTATTCAG GCTGTAGCTCAGTTGCTATCTGCATCAATGATTATTCATGCCCATTCTGTGCGTCCTACTTCAGTGTCTACCCTGCTTCTGCATCCGTGGTTTGTTATATTGGTTGCAGCCGGGGCTATTGAGAGGCTATGTGGTGTAGCTTTGGGGGTAGCAAATGAGCGTGACTGGGTTGTGATG CTGGCCGGAATGAATAGGCCGATTGCACTTGCTCAGGCAAATGCTATACTAAATCGAATCGATCTCCTCTGTGAG ATTCTTGGTGCGTCACTGTTTGGAATCCTGCTTTCCAAATATCATCCTGTTACCTGCCTGAAATTTGCTGCTGGCTTAATGATGGGGTTACTGCCTGTTACa ATTATTTTCACTTGTTTGGCAAACAAGCTTTCTACTGGTGTTCTTGAAAGGCCTAGACCTTCACAAACCTGCTGCAGAACATTCAATGAAGATTTTGCACCAGATGCTGAAAATATAG TTGTTAAAGGTCTTAAAGCCATCAAGCATGGCTGGAAGGAGTATCTGGGTCAGCCAGTTCTTCCCGCTAGTCTTGCCTGGGTGCTCCTCTATTTCAATGTTGTTCTTACACCGGGAAGTTTGATGACAGCATTTTTAACGCAGCGTG GTTTACATCCATCTATCATTGGAGGATTCAGCAGCATGTGTGCTTTTATGGGTGTTACAGCTACATTCGTGTCTTCAACTTTGGTCAAGCATTTTGGCATTTTAAAG GCTGGAGCTGTTGGTTTGGTGTTTCAAGCTTTACTTCTCAGCATTGCTGTTGCCGTATATTGGACCAGATCAATGTCGAATCAAAGCCCACTTCTCGTTTTCCTGTCTATGATT ATATTGTCGCGGTTAGGACACATGTCATACGATGTTGTAGGGGCACAGATTATCCAAACAGGGATCCCCTCATCGAAAGCAAATCTCATTGGGACAACGGAGGTCGCTGTTGCCAGTTTAGCGGAGTCTATAATGCTCGGTGTCGCAATAATTGCAAATGATCCATCTCATTTTGGGTGTTTGGCAATGCTGTCCCTTCTCTCAGTGGTTGGTGCCGCATGGATGTTCTGTAAATGGTTGTTGAATCCGACAGATGAACAAAAAACACTCTTTTCTTATGATCCTCAATTTTGA